A single window of Nicotiana sylvestris chromosome 3, ASM39365v2, whole genome shotgun sequence DNA harbors:
- the LOC104212562 gene encoding uncharacterized protein — protein sequence MSRHDPMQGQNNNNNNNSHENNSQDFQIPTNFSQQNDNNYFTLSRSSFSSATPAVTAPTLPSVQSAFVLGPPPSRHGPIRRNRRKLRESGKSDTIPPPYSWATNQRAIIHSLNTLNSKQIFTITGDVQCKRCERKYEIEFDLREKFAQVGAFIALHKVAMHDRAPDIWMNPALPTCKFCEQENSVKPIIAPKKKEINWLFLLLGQFLGCCTLEQLKYFCKHNKNHRTGAKDRVLYLTYLTLCRQLDSTGPFDR from the coding sequence ATGTCGAGGCACGACCCTATGCAAggacaaaacaacaacaacaacaacaacagtcatGAAAACAATAGCCAAGATTTTCAGATCCCAACAAATTTCTCTCAACAAAACGACAATAACTATTTCACATTGTCTCGGTCGTCTTTTTCTTCTGCTACTCCTGCAGTTACTGCACCAACACTCCCCTCCGTACAATCAGCTTTTGTACTCGGCCCACCCCCATCTCGTCACGGTCCAATTCGGCGCAATCGGCGAAAACTTCGTGAATCGGGAAAAAGCGACACCATCCCACCACCTTACTCTTGGGCCACAAATCAACGAGCAATCATTCACAGCCTCAACACCCTTAACTCGAAGCAGATTTTTACTATTACTGGAGATGTTCAATGCAAGAGGTGCGAACGAAAATATGAAATAGAGTTCGATTTAAGGGAAAAGTTTGCCCAAGTTGGGGCCTTTATTGCTCTACACAAGGTGGCCATGCATGACCGTGCGCCTGATATTTGGATGAACCCTGCATTGCCAACCTGCAAGTTTTGTGAACAAGAGAACAGTGTGAAGCCTATTATCGCacccaaaaaaaaagagattaaTTGGCTTTTCTTGCTATTGGGTCAGTTTCTTGGGTGTTGTACTCTTGAACAGCTCAAGTATTTCTGCAAACATAACAAGAATCACAGGACTGGTGCTAAGGATCGTGTTCTTTATCTCACGTACCTGACCCTTTGCAGACAGCTTGATTCTACTGGCCCATTTGATCGCTAA
- the LOC104212563 gene encoding uncharacterized protein has product MPAPFPQRLAKQKKEDKYRKFMEMLCQIQLNIPQIDALREMLGYAKMMKNLMSRKFDFQDLSIVTLAQTCSAVVTRPMAQKMSDPGSFTILCTIGSYDFAKALCDLGASINLMPLAIYTKLGIGRARPTSILLQLVDCTVKRPTGILDDVLVDEEIPIILGRPFLATGRALIDCENGELKMRLNDEEVIFNVQQSMRRPSEYANCSLVEVVDVILHEDDETQNAKDPLGACLTNLEEIDGEGLAQWVMALEGQGFWKREPQFEPLELEKRATPPAKSSIKEPP; this is encoded by the exons ATGCCTGCACCATTCCCTCAGAGACtagcaaaacaaaagaaagaagataaatacaggaaattcatggagatgctttgtcagattcaattgaatatcCCTCAGATTGATGCCTTGAGGGAAATGCTAGGCTACGCAAAAATGATGAAGAACCTGATGTCACGAAAATTTGACTTTCAGGATCTTTCCATAGTAACTCTGGCACAGACATGTAGCGCAGTAGTGACAAGACCCATGGCTCAAAAGATGTCTGACCCAGGTAGCTTCACTATTCTGTGTACTATTGGGAGTTATGACTTTGCAAAAGCATTGTGTGACTTAGGAGCTAGCATAAACTTGATGCCTTTGGCAATATATACAAAACTGGGCATTGGCAGAGCTAGACCAACTTCGATACTGTTGCAACTGGTTGACTGCACGGTTAAAAGGCCGACAGGGATTCTTGATGATGTGCTG GTAGATGAGGAGATACCCATCATTCTGGGGAGGCCATTCTTAGCCACTGGGAGAGCATTGATTGATTGTGAAAACGGGGAATTGAAAATGAGGTTGAACGATGAAGAAGTAATATTCAACGTTCAACAATCTATGAGGAGACCTAGTGAATACGCAAATTGCTCACTAGTGGAAGTTGTGGATGTGATCTTGCATGAAGATGATGAGACCCAGAATGCCAAAGATCCATTGGGAGCTTGTTTGACAAATTTAGAGGAGATAGATGGTGAAGGGTTGGCACAGTGGGTCATGGCACTTGAAGGCCAAGGATTCTGGAAGAGGGAACCTCAGTTCGAGCCCCTTGAATTAGAAAAGAGAGCTACACCACCTGCAAAATCATCAATAAAGGAACCACCATAG